CCGCTCCTGGGGTGACGCACCGGATCCCAAGTACCCGTGGGGGGCGACATTCTACGGTGAGAAGGGCACGCTGAAAGCGAGCGTTAATTCCTACGACTTCATCCCCCGGGCGAAGGGTGAGGCGGCCATCCACCGCGACTGCGTGATGGAGCTGGAGAAATACGTGGAGGACCAGACCGAGAAGGATCTGGAGAAGCACGTCGCCCCGGCCATTCGCGGCCACATGATCGACCTGCTGAAAAACATCCAGTCGCGTGGCAAGCCGGTGGCGGACATCGAGCAAGGCCACATCTCCAGCGCGGCGTGCGTGCTGGCGAACAATGCGATGAAACTGGGCAGGACGCTCCGCTGGGATGGCACGAAAGTCATCGGGGACGATGAGGCGAACGCGCTGCTCATGCGGCCCTACCGCGCGCCCTGGGTGCATCCCGGGGTCTGATCAGTGCGGGATGATCCCTGCCTGAAATGTTCTGAAACGATCATCCGTGTGTTCTGTCCGAATCCAACCGGCGGACATCGCCGCAACGGACTTGCCCTGTCACGGCATCCTGACCGTGATGGGACAACGACATGCACGGACTCATCAGCCGCTTCACCGATCTCTATCCCGTATGGGTGATCTCCTTTGCCGTCATCGGCCTCGTCAAGCCGGAGGCGATGACCTGGTTCAGCGGTCCGTGGGTGGTTTGGGCGCTCAGCGCGGTCATGCTGGGGATGGGGTTCACGCTGACCGTCGATGACTTCCGCCGCATCTTCAGGATGCCCGGTTGTGTCGCTGTCGGACTCATCGCCCACTACACCATCATGCCTCTCTCCGCGTGGGGCATTTCCCACCTCCTGAAACTGGATCCCGGTTTCGCCGTCGGCCTCATCCTCGTCGCGAGCTGTCCGTCCGGCACCGCGTCGAATGTCATCTGCTACCTGGCCCGTGCCAACGTCGCGCTCGCCGTCATCATCACACTTGCTTCGACGCTCGTCGCCTTCATCACCACACCATTGTGGTGCAAGGCGCTGGCCGGACAATACGTCCCGGTGGATGCCCTCCAACTTTGCCTTTCCACGCTCCAGATCGCGGTCATCCCCGTCCTCCTCGGAGTCTTCTGCAACTGGAAATTCCCCGCCGCCACCGCGAGGATCAAGCCCATCGGCCCGCTGGTGTCCGTCGTCGCGCTGATGTTCATCACAGGGAGCATCGTCGGGCAGAACGCCAGCTCCGTGATCGAGAACGCGGGCACGCTGGCCATCGCCGCTGTCCTGCTCCACGCGCTGGGCTTTGGGATCGGCTACGTTGTCGCGAAATTCATCCGCTATCCGGAGGACATCGCCCGCACCATCTCGATCGAGGTGGGCATGCAGAACGGCGGACTGGCCGCCGTGCTGGCGAAGCAGAATTTCCCGCTCCAGCCGCTGGCCGCGGTTCCCGCCGTGTTCAGCGCCATCACCCAGACGTTGCTCGGCAGCCTCCTCGCAACCTGGTGGCGGAAGCGGCCGGTCAGATCCTCCACTCCCGTGGAAACCATCGCCTCGGAAGAAGCCTGATCCACCGCCATGCCCTCTTCCACCCCACCGCTCCGTGCGGGCACCTACTACTGGAAATGTGACCGCCCCGCCGCGTTCCATGGCAGCTCCGGCCATGACCACGCCACCCTATCCCGGATGGTGGAGTCGTTGGTGGAGCGCCGGTTTTCAGCTCCTGCGGAAATCAGCGAGGGGCCGGGGCAGGGGAACCACGTCACTTTCACCGCCACCTGCGGAGGGCGGTCCCTTTTCATCCGCATCGACGACAGCCCGGAGCATGACGGCTACCTGGCCATCGAATCGCGGGTCCAGGAAACGGTGCGCGCGCTGGGTATCCCCACGCCGGAGATCCTCGCGGCCGATGCCTCAAGGACGGAGGTTCCCTTCGCCTGGCAGGTCATGCGCCGGATCGATGCGCCGGACATCAACCACCATTTCAAGGCAGGCACCCTCGATCTTCATTCCGTTTCGGAGGCCATCGGTGCCGCCATCGCAACCTGGCAATCTCTCAGTCCCGCGGGGTTCGGTCCCTTCAGATCCACCGAAGGCGCGTTGGAGGGATGGCACGCGACCTACGGCGACTACTTCTTCCTCCATCTCGACCGGCATCTCCATTTCCTCGAGCGGGAGTCGTTCCTGACTTCAGCGGAAACCTCCGCCATCCGCCAGGAGATCATCGCGCACCAAGCCCTGCTCGATCTGCCCCGGGGTTGCCTGGTGCACAAGGATCTCGCCTTCTGGAATATCCTCGG
The nucleotide sequence above comes from Akkermansiaceae bacterium. Encoded proteins:
- a CDS encoding bile acid:sodium symporter family protein encodes the protein MHGLISRFTDLYPVWVISFAVIGLVKPEAMTWFSGPWVVWALSAVMLGMGFTLTVDDFRRIFRMPGCVAVGLIAHYTIMPLSAWGISHLLKLDPGFAVGLILVASCPSGTASNVICYLARANVALAVIITLASTLVAFITTPLWCKALAGQYVPVDALQLCLSTLQIAVIPVLLGVFCNWKFPAATARIKPIGPLVSVVALMFITGSIVGQNASSVIENAGTLAIAAVLLHALGFGIGYVVAKFIRYPEDIARTISIEVGMQNGGLAAVLAKQNFPLQPLAAVPAVFSAITQTLLGSLLATWWRKRPVRSSTPVETIASEEA
- a CDS encoding aminoglycoside phosphotransferase family protein, encoding MPSSTPPLRAGTYYWKCDRPAAFHGSSGHDHATLSRMVESLVERRFSAPAEISEGPGQGNHVTFTATCGGRSLFIRIDDSPEHDGYLAIESRVQETVRALGIPTPEILAADASRTEVPFAWQVMRRIDAPDINHHFKAGTLDLHSVSEAIGAAIATWQSLSPAGFGPFRSTEGALEGWHATYGDYFFLHLDRHLHFLERESFLTSAETSAIRQEIIAHQALLDLPRGCLVHKDLAFWNILGTPDEILAFIDWDDAISGDPMDDFSLLACFHGAQVLGPALASYQTRRALPPEHQRRFWLHLLRNMLVKSVIRIGAGYFDRSNSFFLINDGVDLKTFTHQRLCQALTGLRGDLPISSLR